In Desulfovibrio aminophilus DSM 12254, a single window of DNA contains:
- a CDS encoding asparaginase — MGKVIVLTTGGTIASVRNEATGLFTSGAMPGEKLVDRNRLDLDIEVEAESVFQVPSNAMDFGKLMILRAKILERLTDEDVLGIVVTHGTDTLEESSYFMDLVLDCRRPVVFTGAQRAPSDEGTDCYTNIRDAVVAAACPDCAGLGVLVVFNEGVYCAKYVRKMHAFNMHAFTAFTYGQLGYVDKGQCFLSQKPLRREHHVPTKAFPLVEIVKASLGSDGDVINYLTDSGAAGIVLEGLGRGHVTPRFMTAVQRAVDKGVHVVITTTCEQGRVHPVYDFPGGVRDLQARGVIAGHDYSSHKARIKLSVLLASGVDSSQDLREAFSV; from the coding sequence ATGGGAAAAGTCATTGTCCTGACCACCGGGGGAACCATCGCCAGCGTGAGGAACGAGGCGACGGGACTGTTCACCTCCGGCGCCATGCCGGGCGAAAAGCTCGTGGACAGGAACCGACTGGATTTGGACATCGAGGTTGAGGCGGAGTCCGTGTTCCAGGTGCCGAGCAACGCCATGGACTTCGGCAAGCTGATGATCCTGCGCGCCAAGATATTGGAGCGCCTGACCGATGAGGATGTCCTCGGCATCGTGGTCACTCACGGCACGGACACCCTGGAGGAATCCTCCTACTTCATGGACTTGGTGCTGGATTGCCGACGTCCCGTCGTGTTCACGGGGGCGCAGCGCGCACCCAGCGACGAGGGCACGGATTGCTACACTAACATCCGGGACGCGGTGGTCGCCGCCGCCTGTCCCGATTGCGCCGGACTGGGCGTGCTGGTGGTCTTCAACGAGGGAGTCTACTGCGCCAAGTACGTGAGAAAAATGCACGCCTTCAATATGCACGCCTTCACCGCCTTCACTTACGGCCAGCTCGGCTATGTGGACAAAGGGCAGTGTTTTCTCTCCCAGAAACCCCTGCGCCGGGAGCACCACGTCCCGACCAAGGCCTTTCCCCTGGTGGAGATCGTCAAGGCGAGCCTGGGCTCGGACGGTGATGTCATCAACTATCTCACCGATTCCGGCGCGGCGGGCATCGTGCTGGAAGGACTGGGGCGCGGTCACGTGACTCCCCGCTTCATGACCGCGGTGCAGCGAGCCGTGGACAAGGGCGTGCATGTGGTCATCACCACGACCTGCGAGCAGGGGCGGGTGCATCCGGTGTACGACTTCCCGGGAGGCGTGCGCGATCTTCAGGCTCGCGGCGTGATCGCGGGCCACGATTACAGCAGCCACAAGGCGCGGATCAAGCTCAGTGTGCTTCTGGCCTCCGGGGTCGATTCCTCCCAGGATTTGCGGGAAGCCTTCTCGGTCTGA
- a CDS encoding HU family DNA-binding protein, with protein MTKADLVAKLKTKAGLSSKAAAERALNGIIGIMFKALSKGDKIKLAGFGTFAVKKQAARTGRNPQTGKPIKIAARKVVKFTVGKKLKKAVN; from the coding sequence ATGACGAAGGCTGATCTGGTCGCGAAGCTGAAAACCAAGGCTGGTCTCAGTTCCAAGGCCGCCGCCGAACGGGCCCTGAACGGCATCATCGGCATCATGTTCAAGGCCCTGTCCAAGGGCGACAAGATCAAGCTGGCCGGCTTCGGCACCTTCGCCGTGAAGAAGCAGGCCGCGCGGACCGGCCGCAACCCGCAGACGGGCAAGCCCATCAAGATCGCCGCCCGCAAGGTGGTCAAGTTCACGGTCGGCAAAAAACTGAAGAAGGCCGTGAATTAG
- a CDS encoding response regulator, with translation METRKRILIVDDHPLFREGLKTIIGRDARFEVIGEAGSAGEGLELARALRPDIMLVDISMPDKSGLCVIRELRPHLSQTRFLVISMHSKADYIVEAFQAGAMGYMIKESATESLLSGLETLSRGDVFLDGALSREVVAKLLTREGESRAAVEPYQTLTTREQEVLRLLAEGLSAKDVAKHLFVSPKTVENHRTNLMRKLGLQNTVELIRYAARIGLIDLDAWSS, from the coding sequence ATGGAGACACGGAAGAGGATTCTCATCGTTGACGATCATCCCCTGTTCCGCGAAGGGCTCAAGACCATAATCGGCCGTGACGCCCGTTTCGAGGTGATCGGCGAGGCGGGAAGCGCCGGCGAGGGACTGGAACTGGCCCGCGCGCTTCGCCCCGACATCATGCTCGTGGACATCTCCATGCCCGACAAGAGCGGCCTGTGCGTCATCCGCGAACTGCGGCCGCACTTGAGCCAGACGCGTTTTCTGGTCATCAGCATGCATTCCAAGGCCGACTACATCGTGGAGGCCTTCCAGGCCGGGGCCATGGGCTACATGATCAAGGAGTCGGCCACCGAGAGCCTGCTTTCCGGCCTGGAGACACTGAGCCGGGGAGACGTCTTCCTGGACGGGGCGTTGTCGCGCGAGGTGGTGGCCAAGCTGCTGACCCGTGAGGGTGAGTCGCGGGCGGCGGTGGAGCCTTACCAGACCCTCACGACTCGTGAACAGGAAGTGTTGCGCCTGCTTGCGGAGGGACTTTCGGCCAAGGACGTGGCCAAGCACCTTTTCGTCAGCCCCAAGACCGTGGAGAACCATCGCACCAACCTGATGCGCAAGCTGGGTCTCCAGAATACCGTGGAACTCATCCGTTACGCCGCCCGCATCGGTCTCATCGATCTGGACGCCTGGTCCAGCTGA
- a CDS encoding TRAP transporter large permease encodes MVSILFIAFFMLLVIGVPIAISLGVASLAALHFGSHLPFLILPQKVFNGVNSFPFMAIPLFLLAGNIMAEAKISDKLVALAAMLVGRYPGGLAHITTGASAFFGAISGSAPATTAAIGSIMIPSMIKRGYSRSYSAAVVAASGALGLIIPPSLTMVVFGVIAGVSIGNMFLCGIVPGILISIALIAVNYVIARRRGFVREEVLSTKDMVRVIKDSTLALLMPLIILGGIYSGMFTATESAAVACLYGVLVGFLVYKTLTFRSLYRIFKGTAENAALIMFLMGTANLFGYIITAEQVPQHFAAMLMGVTDSKVVVMLIVLLMLLIIGTFLDNVAALVLFVPTIMGVVQAMQIDPVYFGVYTIIALAVGQFTPPVGLNLFIACNIAKEKLEVVVRDILPYLLVYIVLLVVFAFVPQLITLFL; translated from the coding sequence ATGGTCTCGATTCTGTTCATCGCGTTTTTCATGCTGCTGGTGATCGGAGTTCCGATCGCCATATCACTCGGCGTCGCCTCGCTCGCCGCGCTGCATTTCGGGAGCCATCTGCCGTTTCTCATTCTGCCGCAGAAGGTCTTCAACGGCGTCAACAGCTTCCCGTTCATGGCCATTCCCTTGTTCCTGCTGGCCGGCAACATCATGGCCGAGGCCAAGATATCGGACAAGCTCGTGGCTCTGGCGGCGATGCTGGTGGGGCGCTACCCCGGAGGACTCGCGCACATCACGACCGGGGCTTCGGCGTTCTTCGGCGCCATCTCCGGCTCGGCCCCGGCCACGACGGCGGCCATCGGTTCGATCATGATACCCTCGATGATCAAGCGGGGCTACAGCCGTTCCTATTCAGCGGCCGTGGTCGCCGCCTCCGGGGCTCTGGGATTGATCATTCCGCCGAGCCTGACCATGGTGGTCTTCGGCGTCATCGCGGGCGTCTCCATCGGCAACATGTTCCTCTGCGGCATCGTGCCGGGCATCCTGATCTCCATCGCCCTGATCGCGGTGAACTACGTCATCGCCAGACGCCGAGGCTTCGTCCGCGAGGAAGTGCTGTCCACGAAGGACATGGTCCGGGTCATCAAGGACAGCACACTGGCCTTGCTGATGCCCTTGATCATTCTCGGCGGCATCTATTCCGGCATGTTCACTGCCACGGAATCGGCCGCTGTGGCCTGCCTCTACGGCGTGCTCGTGGGGTTCCTCGTCTACAAGACCCTGACCTTCAGATCCCTGTATCGGATATTCAAGGGCACGGCCGAGAACGCCGCCCTGATCATGTTCCTTATGGGCACGGCCAACCTGTTCGGCTACATCATCACCGCCGAGCAGGTGCCGCAGCATTTCGCGGCCATGCTCATGGGCGTCACGGACAGCAAGGTCGTCGTGATGCTCATCGTGCTGCTCATGCTGCTGATCATCGGCACGTTCCTGGACAACGTTGCCGCCCTGGTCCTGTTCGTGCCGACCATCATGGGCGTGGTGCAGGCCATGCAGATCGATCCGGTCTATTTCGGCGTCTACACGATCATCGCCCTAGCCGTCGGGCAATTCACCCCGCCGGTGGGGCTGAACCTCTTCATCGCCTGCAACATCGCCAAGGAAAAACTGGAGGTCGTGGTCCGGGACATCCTGCCCTACCTCCTGGTGTACATCGTCCTGCTGGTGGTCTTCGCCTTTGTTCCGCAACTGATCACCTTGTTCCTTTAG
- the modB gene encoding molybdate ABC transporter permease subunit yields the protein MAIWSALAGEDALGPIWLSLRVALVSLPLFAVSGVILGWLLARRRNRLTAALDFLVSLPLVFPPIATGFLLLLALGRRSPVGQALQSIFGLELIFSFWGVALASFVAGLPLAVKPVQTAIRAETLQLVDAAYVLGKSPLTTFFRVVLPNIKGSVLVAVFLAFGRSLGEVGVTLMLGGNIVGKTNTVSLEIYNAVFTGDYDRALALTALLGGCSLAMLWLVRRAGGGRSESGR from the coding sequence ATGGCGATCTGGAGCGCGCTGGCCGGCGAGGACGCCCTCGGGCCGATCTGGCTCAGTCTGCGGGTGGCTCTCGTCAGCCTGCCGCTCTTCGCCGTCTCCGGCGTGATCCTGGGCTGGCTGCTGGCCCGAAGGCGCAACCGGCTCACCGCCGCGTTGGACTTTCTGGTCTCCCTGCCGCTGGTCTTCCCACCCATCGCCACGGGCTTCCTGCTGCTCCTGGCCCTGGGACGCCGCAGCCCCGTCGGCCAGGCGCTCCAGTCCATCTTCGGCCTGGAGCTCATCTTCAGTTTCTGGGGCGTGGCCCTGGCCTCTTTCGTGGCCGGGCTGCCGCTGGCCGTCAAGCCGGTCCAGACGGCCATCCGCGCCGAAACACTCCAGCTCGTGGACGCGGCTTACGTGCTCGGCAAATCGCCGCTGACGACCTTCTTCCGGGTGGTTCTGCCGAACATCAAGGGCAGCGTGCTCGTGGCCGTCTTCCTGGCCTTCGGCCGTTCCCTGGGCGAGGTCGGGGTGACGCTCATGCTCGGCGGCAACATCGTGGGCAAGACCAACACGGTCTCGCTGGAAATCTACAACGCGGTCTTCACCGGGGACTACGACCGTGCCCTGGCCCTGACCGCCCTGCTCGGCGGTTGTTCACTGGCCATGCTCTGGCTCGTACGGCGGGCGGGAGGTGGACGGAGCGAAAGCGGCCGTTGA
- a CDS encoding TRAP transporter substrate-binding protein — MRKMIVVLASLAFLGLAFSGGAEAADSYRLKLGHTGAPSHHYQTICTLFAKKVAERTGGKVQIDVFPADQLGKQLESVEGVMVGTHDMVLASDTVLSNWVPNMGILNLPFLFNDLSDVRKVLDGPIGARLAKELEPHGAVVIGWWENGMRHVTNNKRPIKTPDDLKGMKIRVPEGEVFVETFKALGAGPTVVSFGELYSALQLGTVDGQENPPAHILTQKFYEVQKYASRTGHIHMASPLIMNKALLDGMPQEYRTAILETARELGPVHTKMVEELEAEQWKEVKAHGMEVIDVDKKPFREKVKPVIAAYKKKLDASIIEDIEKTLQ; from the coding sequence ATGAGAAAAATGATTGTCGTGTTGGCGTCGTTGGCCTTTCTTGGCTTGGCTTTTTCCGGCGGCGCCGAGGCCGCTGACTCGTATCGCCTGAAACTGGGCCATACGGGCGCTCCCTCGCACCATTACCAGACCATCTGCACCCTGTTCGCGAAGAAGGTGGCGGAGCGGACCGGCGGCAAGGTGCAGATCGACGTGTTTCCCGCGGACCAGCTCGGCAAGCAGCTGGAGTCCGTGGAGGGCGTCATGGTCGGAACCCACGACATGGTGCTGGCGTCGGACACGGTCCTTTCCAACTGGGTGCCGAACATGGGCATCCTGAACCTGCCGTTCCTGTTCAATGACCTGAGCGACGTGCGCAAGGTGCTCGATGGCCCCATCGGCGCTCGCTTGGCCAAGGAGTTGGAGCCGCACGGAGCCGTGGTCATCGGCTGGTGGGAAAACGGCATGCGGCACGTCACCAACAACAAGCGGCCCATCAAGACCCCGGACGACCTCAAGGGCATGAAGATCCGCGTGCCCGAAGGCGAGGTCTTCGTTGAGACCTTCAAGGCCCTGGGGGCCGGTCCCACGGTCGTCTCCTTCGGCGAGCTCTACTCCGCCCTTCAGCTGGGCACGGTGGACGGACAGGAAAACCCGCCCGCGCACATCCTGACGCAGAAGTTCTATGAGGTGCAGAAGTACGCCTCCCGGACCGGGCACATCCACATGGCCTCGCCGTTGATCATGAACAAGGCGTTGCTGGACGGCATGCCCCAGGAATACCGGACGGCCATTCTTGAAACCGCCCGTGAACTCGGCCCGGTCCATACGAAGATGGTCGAGGAGCTTGAGGCCGAGCAGTGGAAGGAAGTGAAGGCGCATGGGATGGAGGTCATCGACGTGGACAAGAAGCCCTTCCGCGAGAAGGTCAAGCCCGTGATCGCCGCGTATAAGAAGAAGCTGGACGCATCCATCATCGAAGATATCGAGAAGACCCTGCAGTAG
- a CDS encoding FadR/GntR family transcriptional regulator, translated as MALPRKNSQPLGDSLTTPLFQGSVVLLVIDRIKQALINDELKPGDYLPSESELTRNLGVGKSSVREAIKMLQAMGILEVRRGQGTKIREHPSEDALNSMVFQMILAKGITKDMLDLRKMFEPAYTVMAMERATEEDLQDIRQALEAFEKALTESRQDSSYDLAFHMAILRATHNPLVIRIGETMMELFDASIETSMRTLPEVALKDHKAIYKAFLARDETAIREAIRVSSKSWETSLTYK; from the coding sequence ATGGCCCTCCCGCGAAAGAACAGCCAGCCCCTCGGTGACTCCCTGACCACCCCCCTCTTTCAGGGATCCGTGGTCCTCCTGGTGATCGATCGGATCAAGCAGGCGCTGATCAATGACGAACTGAAGCCGGGGGATTATCTCCCTTCGGAATCCGAGCTGACACGCAACCTCGGCGTGGGGAAATCGAGCGTCCGTGAGGCCATCAAGATGCTCCAGGCCATGGGCATCCTCGAAGTCCGGCGCGGACAGGGCACGAAAATTCGGGAGCATCCCAGCGAGGATGCGCTCAACTCCATGGTCTTCCAGATGATTCTGGCCAAAGGCATCACCAAGGATATGCTCGACCTGCGCAAGATGTTCGAGCCCGCCTACACGGTCATGGCCATGGAGCGGGCCACCGAGGAGGATCTCCAGGATATCCGGCAGGCGCTCGAGGCGTTCGAAAAAGCCCTGACAGAGAGCAGGCAGGATTCCAGCTACGATCTCGCCTTTCACATGGCGATTCTGCGCGCCACGCACAATCCGCTGGTCATCCGCATCGGCGAAACCATGATGGAGTTGTTCGACGCCTCCATCGAAACGTCCATGCGCACCCTGCCCGAGGTGGCGCTGAAGGATCACAAGGCCATCTACAAGGCGTTCCTCGCGAGAGATGAGACGGCCATCCGCGAAGCCATCCGCGTCAGCTCGAAAAGCTGGGAAACGTCCCTGACGTATAAATAA
- a CDS encoding isocitrate/isopropylmalate dehydrogenase family protein translates to MHYEIAIIPGDGVGAEISDEAEKILKAAADKYGFTAASKRFDWGCDHYLAHGRMMPEHALDILKGFDAIFLGCVGDESKVPDHVSLTMLLEIRKGFKQYVNLRPIRLYPGVSTPVRTATPETVDFVVVRENNEGEYSGAGAFFKIDEPDGFALQTGIFSRGGCERVMRYAFDLAEQRKQAGYKGMVTNCTKSNALNYSMVFWDKIYQEVAAGHSDIATDKALVDAMTMWMVKKPEWFDVVVASNLFGDIITDLGAMLQGGMGFAAGGNINPEREFPSMFEPIHGSAPKYTGKHVVNPIASIESVRMMLDFLGEKDAAEGIGVAVRSVLAQGAVRTRDMGGSHGTDAMGDAVLQALLAD, encoded by the coding sequence ATGCATTACGAGATCGCGATCATTCCCGGAGATGGCGTCGGTGCGGAAATTTCGGATGAGGCCGAGAAGATTTTGAAGGCGGCGGCCGATAAATACGGCTTCACCGCGGCCTCCAAGCGCTTTGACTGGGGGTGCGATCACTACCTCGCGCACGGCCGGATGATGCCGGAGCATGCGCTGGACATCCTCAAAGGGTTCGACGCCATTTTTCTGGGGTGCGTCGGCGATGAGAGCAAGGTGCCGGACCACGTTTCGCTGACCATGCTTCTCGAGATTCGCAAGGGATTCAAACAGTACGTGAATCTCCGCCCGATCCGGCTTTATCCCGGCGTGTCCACGCCGGTGCGTACGGCGACGCCGGAAACCGTCGATTTCGTCGTTGTGCGTGAGAACAACGAGGGGGAATACAGCGGCGCGGGGGCCTTCTTCAAGATCGACGAGCCTGATGGGTTCGCCCTGCAGACCGGAATCTTTTCGCGCGGCGGCTGCGAGCGCGTGATGCGCTACGCCTTCGACTTGGCCGAGCAGCGCAAGCAGGCCGGCTACAAGGGCATGGTGACCAATTGCACCAAGTCCAATGCGCTCAACTACTCCATGGTTTTCTGGGATAAGATTTACCAGGAGGTCGCCGCCGGGCATTCGGACATCGCCACGGACAAGGCCCTCGTGGACGCCATGACCATGTGGATGGTCAAGAAGCCCGAGTGGTTCGACGTGGTCGTGGCCTCCAACCTCTTCGGCGACATCATCACCGACCTCGGGGCGATGCTTCAGGGCGGCATGGGATTCGCCGCCGGAGGCAACATCAACCCAGAACGGGAATTCCCCTCAATGTTCGAGCCCATTCACGGCTCGGCGCCGAAGTACACGGGCAAGCACGTGGTCAATCCCATCGCCAGCATCGAGTCCGTGCGCATGATGCTCGATTTCCTCGGGGAAAAGGACGCCGCCGAAGGCATCGGCGTGGCTGTCCGTTCGGTTCTCGCCCAGGGCGCCGTCCGCACTCGGGACATGGGCGGTTCCCACGGCACGGACGCCATGGGCGACGCCGTGTTGCAGGCCCTTCTGGCGGACTGA
- a CDS encoding PAS domain-containing sensor histidine kinase encodes MKRRLPLRAAVTASSALFLLWGGCAAWLLWERPGDWWWVMAAALLAGMGLAVVALRGVSRFAIACRETEERMRLFQKAVEDSSDGMAIRDAAFRPVYANRAHARILGVDNQEFMAHGLLRACSPATASFLRDVIFATLEREGQWRGEVVFERRDGSSVTLWAAVDSLHDAEGRVTHYVGVFHDVTEHQRARDALRRSETRLRMVLDATSDGVFDHDLETGETYFSDSYYRLLGFEPGQVDAAQVFWGSLIHFEDKAQVLEALRDHLEGRVPAYRAEFRIRDSRGRWRWVLSRGSVMERDSDGRPLRIVGTHSDITEIKLAQMALESIQEDLERRVSERTSELREANARIRTLTRQMLEVQESERRRIARDLHDNVAQNLTSLKILLETLLAGPRLVSPEARERASLISRTLQDTVGAVREIAYDLRPPSLDQLGMVRAVAQYCEDFSGVTGVAVDFSSAGMENMELESGVEVNLFRIIQEGLTNVGKHSGAASARVRIVSSHPHILLRVEDDGVGFDPETVLAAAEGENRMGLRGMAERAHILGGRLRILSSPGKGARLVVEIPCARRADGDTEEDSHR; translated from the coding sequence ATGAAGAGAAGACTTCCGCTACGCGCGGCCGTAACCGCCTCCAGCGCGCTTTTCCTCCTCTGGGGGGGCTGCGCGGCGTGGTTGCTCTGGGAACGGCCGGGAGACTGGTGGTGGGTGATGGCCGCCGCGCTTCTTGCGGGCATGGGTTTGGCCGTCGTGGCCCTGCGCGGCGTGAGCCGCTTCGCGATTGCCTGCCGGGAGACCGAGGAACGCATGCGGCTGTTCCAGAAGGCCGTGGAGGATTCCAGCGACGGCATGGCCATCCGCGATGCGGCCTTTCGTCCGGTGTACGCCAATCGAGCGCACGCACGCATCCTGGGCGTCGACAACCAGGAATTCATGGCCCACGGCCTGTTGCGGGCGTGCAGTCCGGCAACGGCGTCGTTTCTGCGCGATGTGATCTTCGCCACCCTTGAAAGGGAAGGGCAGTGGCGGGGTGAGGTCGTTTTCGAACGTCGGGACGGCTCCTCGGTGACCCTTTGGGCCGCTGTCGACTCCCTGCATGACGCAGAGGGCCGCGTCACGCACTACGTCGGCGTGTTCCACGACGTCACCGAGCACCAGCGCGCCCGCGACGCCCTGCGCCGAAGCGAGACCCGGCTGCGTATGGTTCTGGACGCCACCTCCGACGGCGTCTTCGACCACGACCTGGAGACCGGCGAGACCTATTTCAGCGACAGCTATTACCGGCTCCTGGGCTTCGAGCCGGGTCAGGTGGACGCGGCCCAGGTGTTTTGGGGCAGTCTCATCCATTTCGAGGACAAGGCCCAGGTTCTGGAGGCCTTGCGCGACCATCTGGAGGGCCGGGTTCCTGCCTACAGGGCGGAATTCCGCATCCGCGACAGCCGGGGGCGTTGGCGCTGGGTGTTGTCGCGCGGCAGCGTGATGGAGCGGGATTCCGACGGCCGTCCCCTGCGCATCGTGGGCACCCATTCGGACATCACGGAGATCAAGCTGGCCCAGATGGCCCTGGAGTCGATCCAGGAGGATCTGGAGCGGCGGGTGAGCGAGCGGACCAGTGAACTGCGCGAGGCCAACGCCCGGATTCGCACCCTCACGCGCCAGATGCTGGAGGTGCAGGAATCCGAGCGCCGCCGCATCGCCCGCGATCTGCACGACAACGTGGCCCAGAACCTGACCTCGCTCAAGATACTGCTGGAAACCTTGCTGGCCGGGCCGAGGCTGGTCAGCCCCGAGGCCCGGGAACGTGCTTCCCTGATCAGTCGGACGCTGCAGGACACGGTGGGCGCGGTCCGCGAGATCGCCTACGATTTGCGGCCTCCGTCCCTGGACCAACTCGGCATGGTGCGGGCCGTGGCCCAGTACTGCGAGGACTTCAGCGGCGTAACGGGCGTCGCTGTTGACTTCTCCTCGGCCGGGATGGAGAATATGGAACTGGAAAGCGGTGTCGAGGTCAACCTTTTCCGCATCATCCAGGAAGGACTGACCAACGTGGGCAAGCATTCGGGCGCGGCAAGCGCCCGGGTGCGCATCGTATCCTCCCATCCGCACATTCTGTTGCGCGTGGAGGACGACGGCGTGGGCTTCGACCCGGAGACGGTCCTGGCCGCGGCCGAGGGTGAGAACCGCATGGGGCTGCGCGGCATGGCCGAGCGGGCCCACATCCTGGGGGGGCGTCTGCGGATCCTGTCCAGTCCGGGCAAGGGGGCGCGGTTGGTGGTGGAGATTCCATGCGCCAGGAGGGCAGATGGAGACACGGAAGAGGATTCTCATCGTTGA
- a CDS encoding ATP-binding cassette domain-containing protein, translating into MLMGDEKTRASTRDHRGLSARLVKRLEHFSIDLDLRCPAGRLLAVVGPSGAGKTRLLRCIAGLEQPDEGRILVDGECWLDTAARRRLPPQRRSAGLLFQEYGLFPHMTVRENVTFAAHPACDVDGLLETFGIAPLRSRKPAALSGGERQRAALCQAIARRPRLLLLDEPFSALDMENRFALRAELLRLKDAWDIPVLYVTHDLADALAVGDAILALRAGRSDPSWLERQTGLLRRDQDRLRARLDPPSSVPLLTSSATTRSRP; encoded by the coding sequence ATGCTGATGGGCGACGAAAAAACACGCGCGTCGACACGCGACCACAGGGGCCTGTCCGCCCGTCTGGTCAAGCGCCTGGAACATTTCTCCATCGACCTGGATCTCCGCTGCCCGGCCGGACGCCTGCTGGCCGTGGTCGGCCCCTCGGGGGCGGGCAAGACGCGGCTGCTGCGCTGCATCGCCGGGCTGGAGCAGCCGGACGAAGGCCGCATCCTGGTGGACGGGGAATGCTGGCTGGACACGGCCGCGCGCCGCCGCCTGCCGCCGCAGCGCCGTTCGGCGGGCCTGCTCTTTCAGGAATACGGTCTCTTCCCGCACATGACCGTGCGCGAGAACGTGACCTTCGCGGCCCATCCGGCCTGCGACGTGGACGGCCTGTTGGAGACCTTCGGCATCGCCCCGCTACGCTCCCGCAAGCCCGCCGCCCTCTCCGGCGGCGAACGCCAGCGGGCGGCCCTCTGCCAGGCCATCGCCCGTCGCCCCCGGCTTCTGCTTTTGGACGAGCCCTTCTCGGCCCTGGACATGGAAAACCGCTTCGCCCTGCGGGCGGAGCTCCTGCGTCTCAAGGACGCCTGGGACATCCCCGTGCTCTACGTGACCCACGACCTGGCCGACGCCCTGGCCGTGGGCGACGCGATCCTGGCCCTGCGGGCGGGCCGTTCCGATCCGTCCTGGCTCGAACGTCAGACCGGGTTGTTGCGACGCGACCAGGACCGTCTGCGCGCCCGGCTTGATCCTCCGTCCTCAGTCCCTCTCCTTACCTCATCCGCGACAACAAGGAGCCGCCCATGA
- the modA gene encoding molybdate ABC transporter substrate-binding protein, which produces MKRLLILLSLCFALACGQAFAAETLTLAAGAGYKKMVEDLSAAFEKESGIKVERLYGNMGQITGMARESGKIDIVAGDKRYLDGTDLAFTGETAIGKGRLVLAVAKGAPMASLEDLTNPAVKRVAMPDAQKAIYGRAADEYMDSAKLRDALKDKLIVVATVPQVSAYVLSGEVDAGFINLTDALAIKDKVERILTVNEAAYKPILIVAKPLAQAPHAKALERFMAFLGTQAARDIAVKHGL; this is translated from the coding sequence ATGAAACGATTGCTCATTCTGCTGTCCCTCTGTTTCGCCCTGGCCTGCGGGCAGGCCTTCGCCGCCGAAACCCTGACCCTGGCAGCCGGGGCCGGGTACAAGAAAATGGTCGAGGATCTGAGCGCGGCCTTCGAAAAAGAATCCGGCATCAAAGTCGAGCGGCTTTACGGCAACATGGGCCAAATCACCGGCATGGCCCGGGAGAGCGGTAAGATCGACATCGTGGCCGGGGACAAGCGCTATCTCGACGGCACGGACTTGGCCTTCACCGGGGAGACGGCCATCGGCAAGGGCCGCCTCGTGCTGGCCGTGGCCAAGGGCGCGCCCATGGCGAGCCTGGAGGATCTGACCAACCCGGCGGTCAAGCGCGTGGCCATGCCCGACGCCCAGAAGGCGATCTACGGTCGCGCCGCCGACGAGTACATGGACTCGGCCAAACTGCGCGACGCACTCAAGGACAAGCTCATCGTCGTGGCCACCGTGCCCCAGGTTTCGGCCTACGTGCTCAGCGGCGAGGTGGACGCGGGCTTCATCAACCTCACCGACGCCCTGGCCATCAAAGACAAGGTGGAACGCATCCTGACCGTGAACGAGGCCGCCTACAAGCCGATCCTCATCGTGGCCAAGCCCCTGGCCCAGGCCCCGCACGCCAAGGCGCTGGAACGCTTCATGGCCTTCCTCGGCACCCAGGCGGCCCGGGACATCGCGGTGAAGCACGGTCTCTAG
- a CDS encoding TRAP transporter small permease produces MKVLEKLNEFIRNLSAISLAFMTVLVVVQVFFRYVLNHPLSETQELSIYSMVYVVMLGCTIAVRNKTHIAVDALVGILPPRVACAVRQVSYCFMLFFFIVLLKEGWKLTLRSMLQMSPASGIPLGYVVFSIPLCSAISILYIFEHMMRDMKK; encoded by the coding sequence ATGAAAGTGCTTGAAAAGCTCAACGAGTTCATCAGAAACCTCTCGGCCATATCGCTTGCGTTCATGACCGTTCTGGTCGTGGTTCAGGTCTTCTTCCGCTATGTCCTGAACCATCCGCTTTCCGAGACGCAGGAATTGTCCATCTACAGCATGGTGTACGTGGTGATGCTCGGCTGCACCATCGCCGTGCGCAACAAGACGCACATCGCCGTGGATGCGCTCGTCGGGATTCTCCCGCCGCGCGTCGCCTGCGCCGTGCGCCAGGTCAGCTACTGCTTCATGCTCTTCTTCTTCATCGTCCTCCTCAAGGAGGGCTGGAAGCTGACGCTGCGCTCCATGCTGCAGATGTCTCCGGCATCAGGAATTCCATTGGGATATGTTGTCTTTTCCATCCCGCTCTGCTCAGCGATCTCAATTCTGTACATTTTCGAGCACATGATGCGGGATATGAAGAAATGA